From a region of the Posidoniimonas corsicana genome:
- a CDS encoding ankyrin repeat domain-containing protein, which produces MNELQEAAFELRIADLKRLIAAGHDAAGGLLAASSAYDPDPSAQREAIRLLIGAGVPVNEADKNGVTPLHRAVRFRSPAAAEELITHGADVNAADKRSRATPLHRTAVSSGAPATAGKTDAAIRLAELLLAHGADPQATNKSGQTPGDLARDQQLRAVLRAERA; this is translated from the coding sequence ATGAACGAGCTGCAAGAGGCCGCGTTTGAGCTCCGGATCGCCGACCTAAAGCGGCTGATCGCCGCCGGGCACGATGCCGCCGGCGGGCTGCTCGCGGCGAGCTCCGCGTATGATCCCGACCCTTCCGCGCAGCGGGAGGCCATCAGGCTGCTGATCGGCGCCGGCGTTCCGGTGAACGAGGCCGACAAGAACGGCGTGACGCCGCTGCACCGCGCGGTCCGGTTCCGGTCGCCGGCTGCCGCGGAGGAACTCATCACCCATGGCGCGGACGTGAACGCCGCTGATAAACGGAGCCGCGCCACGCCGCTGCACCGCACCGCCGTCAGCTCCGGAGCGCCGGCCACCGCCGGCAAGACCGACGCCGCGATCCGGCTGGCAGAGCTGCTCCTCGCCCACGGCGCCGACCCCCAGGCGACCAACAAGAGCGGCCAGACGCCGGGGGACCTCGCCCGGGACCAGCAGCTGCGGGCCGTGCTCCGGGCTGAGCGGGCGTAG
- a CDS encoding DUF4340 domain-containing protein: protein MNESSKTVTFLAVAAAACLAAYLSVPKSAEFNADDEVGRQLTKAFDVDKADRMKITRFDEDAASLSKFEVARDGNLWTIPSKGGYPADAQTQMAEARTGVLDREILRVVTGNPAEHATYGVVDPESPKLDAGQTGVGTRVTVTGEEDGPLVDLIIGHEVKDSDGNHFVRRANQDFVYVVKINPEDFSTTFEDWIEDDLLKISPWDIAQVEINDYSAEMYLSQQGGLGVETDYRTDMTLRYDDSDSKWAPVTLKQATNPRRGVFEEFTLGEDQELNADKLGDLKNALDDLRIVDVAKKPAGLSKDLKAGEDFMRDNEALLSLIQRGFAPVGTQSGASDLLASSGEVICTMKDGVEYVLRFGNPQVETGAAPAEGDAEREAVNRYLFVMARFNEDAIAKPELEDLPELPETVQEAEAQEESGDPTDDAEGDVEQQPEEPSEESEGNDDGGEEADAEPDASTEELTAERKEIEQRNQRKLDEYADKVAEGKQKVSDLNARFGDWYYVISNDVFKKIHLSRDDVIKQKDADEDDGGESDASPLGTAGSAIPGMPNFGGLGAPPADQPAASDEPTGEEATTDEPTGEEATTDEPTGEEATTDEPTGEEATTGEPTGEEASSDEPAASEPASEQPAADGSTADESAGEEQPQG, encoded by the coding sequence ATGAACGAATCGAGCAAGACCGTCACCTTCCTGGCCGTCGCCGCGGCGGCCTGCCTTGCGGCCTACCTGAGCGTGCCCAAGTCGGCCGAGTTCAACGCCGACGACGAGGTCGGGCGTCAGCTCACCAAGGCCTTCGATGTCGACAAGGCGGACCGGATGAAGATCACCCGCTTCGACGAGGACGCCGCCAGCCTCAGCAAGTTTGAAGTCGCCCGCGATGGCAACTTGTGGACTATCCCGTCCAAGGGTGGCTACCCCGCCGACGCGCAGACCCAGATGGCCGAGGCCCGCACCGGCGTGCTGGACCGCGAGATCCTGCGGGTCGTGACCGGTAACCCGGCCGAGCACGCCACGTACGGCGTGGTGGACCCCGAGTCGCCCAAGCTGGACGCCGGCCAGACCGGCGTGGGGACCCGGGTCACCGTGACCGGCGAGGAGGACGGCCCGCTGGTCGACCTGATCATCGGCCACGAGGTCAAGGACTCGGACGGCAACCACTTCGTCCGCCGCGCCAACCAGGACTTTGTCTACGTGGTGAAGATCAACCCGGAGGACTTCTCCACCACGTTCGAGGACTGGATCGAGGACGACCTGCTCAAGATCAGCCCCTGGGACATCGCCCAGGTTGAGATCAACGACTACTCGGCCGAGATGTACCTGAGCCAGCAGGGGGGCCTGGGCGTCGAGACCGACTACCGCACCGACATGACCCTCCGCTACGACGACAGCGACTCGAAGTGGGCGCCGGTCACCCTCAAGCAGGCCACCAACCCCCGCCGCGGCGTGTTCGAGGAGTTCACCCTTGGCGAGGACCAGGAACTGAACGCCGACAAGCTGGGCGACCTCAAGAACGCGCTGGACGACCTGCGGATCGTCGACGTCGCGAAGAAGCCCGCCGGCCTGTCGAAGGACCTCAAGGCCGGCGAAGATTTCATGCGCGACAACGAGGCGCTGCTGAGCCTCATCCAGCGCGGCTTCGCCCCCGTGGGCACGCAGTCCGGCGCGTCCGACCTGCTGGCCAGCTCGGGCGAGGTGATCTGCACCATGAAGGACGGCGTCGAGTACGTGCTCCGCTTCGGCAACCCCCAGGTCGAAACCGGCGCGGCCCCCGCCGAGGGCGACGCCGAGCGTGAGGCCGTCAACCGCTACCTGTTCGTCATGGCCCGCTTCAACGAGGACGCCATCGCCAAGCCCGAGCTGGAGGACCTGCCCGAGCTCCCCGAGACCGTCCAGGAAGCGGAGGCCCAGGAGGAGTCCGGCGACCCGACCGACGACGCCGAGGGCGACGTCGAGCAGCAGCCCGAAGAGCCCTCCGAGGAAAGCGAGGGCAACGACGACGGCGGTGAGGAAGCCGACGCCGAGCCGGACGCGTCGACCGAGGAGCTGACCGCAGAGCGGAAGGAGATCGAGCAACGCAACCAGCGCAAGCTGGACGAGTACGCCGACAAGGTCGCCGAGGGCAAGCAGAAGGTCTCGGACCTGAACGCCCGCTTCGGTGACTGGTACTACGTGATCTCGAACGACGTCTTCAAGAAGATCCACCTCAGTCGCGACGACGTGATCAAGCAGAAGGACGCCGACGAAGACGACGGCGGCGAGTCGGACGCCAGCCCCCTCGGCACCGCGGGTTCGGCCATCCCCGGGATGCCCAACTTCGGCGGCCTCGGCGCTCCGCCCGCCGACCAGCCCGCTGCCTCCGATGAGCCGACAGGCGAAGAGGCGACAACCGATGAGCCGACAGGCGAAGAGGCGACAACCGATGAGCCGACAGGCGAAGAGGCGACAACCGATGAGCCGACAGGCGAAGAGGCGACAACCGGCGAGCCGACAGGCGAAGAGGCTTCGAGCGACGAGCCTGCAGCCAGCGAGCCGGCAAGCGAACAACCCGCAGCCGACGGGTCAACTGCCGACGAGTCAGCAGGCGAAGAGCAGCCTCAGGGCTAG
- a CDS encoding Gldg family protein, with the protein MNPTVIKAIFKRDFISYFSNPTGYVFIGVFVVLSSVAAFWPPAFFSNNLANLDQLSEWMPFILIIFIPAITMSIWAEERRQGTDELLLTLPASDFDVVLGKFKAGVAIFLVALLFSMFSIFLVFSYGLGSPDVGQFLCTYLGYFLVGVAMLGIGMVASFLTSNLTVGFILGMLFNLPLALAGQADAFISNRTVVQAIRQWSAAEQFADFSRGVVTLSGIVYFVSIALVALYLCMVLIGRRHWAGSEQGESLGSHFFLRTLALLVTVGAVNIFLSNNNLFRFDATEGEINSLADSSRTLVRELGRDDEVKPVKVDVFVSPTVPAEYAKQKRELLSTLQELESISGGKVQANINQIEVYSEEATVAEQAYGIEPREVISTVQGAQSQEEIFMGAAITSGLDKVVVPFFDRGVPVEYELVRSIATVAQQERKKVGVLKTDAPLMGGFTMQGPTEEALIITELKKQYDLVEIDPANPITEKVDVLLAVQPSSLSPEAMVNFVEFVRSGQPVAIFEDPLPGMIAGVPGTAQPKQAGGPMAMFGGGQPEPKGDINQLWDVLGVRLNGAELVWQGYNPYPVFGAYWNPQWVFIDGNNGALHPFSTDDPISSGLNQLLFFYAGGLSNMGREDVTFTNLAVTGDQTGVVPASSPGPILMSGDLTPAHRPTGKSYILAAHVRGTVAEDEDLQLEESVSDEELAKAQEELTAESDAADEKKEMKEPVKFNAVVVADIDCLSDQFFDLRRAGEDDMVVKWRIQNVAFVLNALDSLAGDDRFIELRKRAKNYRTLEQIEQQTADYRAASQKQQEKFQADAKAQIEEAGRSFEKAIATIESRTDLSPIEKQLLLEETRIRESRKRDVKIKRLEDERDTQVRQNERELAAKIRGVQGSYKMAAVLVPPILPILLAAWVFFHRRQQEKEGVAQSRLRYGSKEGKKEGPTAA; encoded by the coding sequence ATGAACCCGACCGTTATCAAAGCGATCTTCAAACGCGACTTCATCAGCTACTTCTCGAACCCGACGGGCTACGTCTTTATCGGCGTGTTCGTGGTGCTGAGCTCGGTGGCCGCGTTCTGGCCACCGGCGTTCTTCAGCAACAACCTGGCGAACCTCGACCAGCTCAGCGAGTGGATGCCGTTCATCCTGATCATCTTCATCCCGGCGATCACGATGAGCATCTGGGCGGAGGAGCGGCGGCAGGGCACCGACGAGCTGCTGCTGACGCTGCCCGCCAGCGACTTCGACGTGGTGCTTGGCAAGTTCAAGGCGGGCGTGGCGATCTTCCTGGTCGCGCTGCTGTTCTCGATGTTCTCCATCTTCCTGGTGTTCTCCTACGGCCTCGGCTCGCCGGACGTGGGGCAGTTCCTGTGCACCTACCTGGGGTACTTCTTGGTGGGCGTCGCGATGCTGGGCATCGGCATGGTGGCGTCGTTCCTGACCAGCAACCTGACAGTCGGCTTTATCCTGGGCATGCTGTTCAACCTACCGCTGGCGCTGGCCGGGCAGGCGGACGCGTTCATCTCCAACCGCACGGTCGTGCAGGCGATCCGCCAATGGAGCGCGGCCGAGCAGTTCGCGGACTTCTCCCGCGGCGTCGTGACGCTCAGCGGCATCGTGTACTTCGTCAGCATCGCGCTGGTCGCGTTGTACCTCTGCATGGTGCTGATCGGCCGCCGCCACTGGGCCGGCAGCGAGCAGGGCGAGTCGCTCGGGTCGCACTTCTTCCTCCGCACGCTCGCGCTGCTGGTGACCGTCGGCGCCGTCAACATCTTCCTGTCCAACAACAACCTGTTCCGCTTCGACGCCACCGAGGGCGAGATCAACTCGCTGGCGGATAGCAGCCGCACGCTGGTGCGTGAGCTCGGCCGCGACGATGAGGTCAAACCGGTCAAGGTCGACGTGTTCGTCAGCCCCACCGTGCCCGCGGAGTACGCCAAACAGAAACGCGAGCTGCTGAGCACGCTGCAGGAGCTCGAGTCGATCTCCGGCGGCAAGGTCCAGGCCAACATCAACCAGATCGAGGTCTACAGCGAGGAGGCCACCGTGGCCGAGCAGGCCTACGGCATCGAGCCCCGCGAGGTGATCAGCACCGTGCAGGGCGCGCAGTCCCAGGAGGAGATCTTCATGGGCGCCGCGATCACCAGCGGCCTGGACAAGGTGGTTGTGCCGTTCTTCGACCGCGGCGTGCCGGTGGAGTACGAGCTGGTCCGCTCGATCGCGACCGTCGCGCAGCAGGAACGCAAGAAGGTCGGCGTGCTGAAGACCGACGCGCCCCTGATGGGCGGCTTCACCATGCAGGGCCCCACCGAGGAGGCCCTCATCATCACCGAGCTCAAGAAGCAGTACGACCTGGTCGAGATCGACCCGGCCAACCCGATCACCGAGAAGGTCGACGTGCTGCTGGCCGTGCAGCCCAGCTCGCTGAGCCCGGAAGCGATGGTCAACTTCGTCGAGTTCGTCCGCTCCGGCCAGCCGGTGGCGATCTTCGAGGACCCGCTGCCCGGCATGATCGCCGGCGTGCCCGGCACCGCGCAGCCCAAGCAGGCCGGCGGTCCGATGGCGATGTTCGGCGGCGGGCAGCCCGAGCCCAAGGGCGACATCAACCAGTTGTGGGACGTACTCGGCGTGCGGCTCAACGGCGCCGAGCTGGTTTGGCAGGGGTACAACCCCTACCCGGTGTTCGGCGCGTACTGGAACCCCCAGTGGGTGTTCATCGATGGCAACAACGGCGCGCTGCACCCGTTCAGCACCGATGACCCGATCAGCTCCGGGCTGAACCAGCTGCTGTTCTTCTACGCCGGCGGCCTCAGCAACATGGGCCGCGAGGACGTCACTTTCACCAACCTGGCGGTCACCGGTGACCAGACCGGCGTGGTGCCGGCGTCCTCGCCGGGGCCGATCCTGATGAGCGGCGACCTGACCCCCGCCCACCGCCCGACCGGCAAGTCGTACATCCTGGCCGCCCACGTCCGCGGCACCGTGGCCGAGGACGAGGACCTGCAGCTCGAGGAGAGCGTCAGCGACGAGGAGCTGGCCAAGGCCCAGGAGGAGCTGACCGCCGAGTCAGACGCGGCCGACGAGAAGAAAGAAATGAAGGAGCCGGTCAAGTTCAACGCGGTGGTGGTGGCCGACATCGACTGCCTGTCCGACCAGTTCTTCGACCTGCGTCGCGCCGGTGAGGACGACATGGTCGTGAAGTGGCGGATCCAGAACGTGGCGTTCGTGCTCAACGCGCTCGACTCGCTCGCCGGCGACGACCGCTTCATCGAGCTGCGGAAGCGGGCCAAGAACTACCGGACGCTGGAGCAGATCGAGCAGCAGACCGCCGACTACCGCGCGGCCTCGCAGAAGCAACAAGAGAAGTTCCAGGCCGACGCGAAGGCCCAGATCGAGGAGGCCGGGCGGAGCTTCGAGAAGGCGATCGCGACCATCGAGTCCCGCACGGACCTCTCGCCGATCGAGAAGCAGCTGCTGCTCGAGGAGACCCGCATCCGCGAGTCCCGCAAACGCGACGTCAAGATCAAGCGGCTGGAGGACGAACGCGACACGCAGGTCCGCCAGAACGAGCGCGAGCTGGCGGCCAAGATCCGCGGCGTGCAGGGATCCTACAAGATGGCCGCCGTGCTGGTGCCGCCCATCCTGCCGATCCTGCTGGCCGCCTGGGTGTTCTTCCACCGCCGGCAGCAGGAGAAGGAGGGCGTGGCCCAGAGCCGCCTGCGTTACGGGAGCAAGGAAGGCAAGAAAGAGGGCCCCACGGCCGCCTGA
- a CDS encoding ABC transporter ATP-binding protein, with amino-acid sequence MSTSEQNGSAAEPMIEAVGLSKFYGDFAATRDVSFTINRGEVAAFLGPNGAGKSTTMKLLTGYLAPSAGSARIAGHDVATDRLTASRRLGYLPENGPLWHEMTPRGLLKFIGEARQMPSDRLRQRTEEVIELCNLQAVLGKPVGKLSKGYKQRVGMAQALLHEPDVLILDEPTSGLDPNQIRDVRSLIRKLGETKTILLSTHILQEVDAMCNRVVFIDEGRVVFDGAPAEMTQQGASMDERFHQLTGASAGV; translated from the coding sequence ATGAGCACGAGCGAGCAAAACGGCTCGGCCGCCGAGCCGATGATCGAGGCCGTTGGCCTGTCTAAGTTCTACGGCGATTTCGCCGCGACACGCGACGTGTCGTTCACGATCAACCGCGGCGAGGTGGCCGCCTTCCTGGGGCCCAACGGCGCCGGCAAGAGCACCACCATGAAGCTGCTGACCGGCTACCTGGCGCCGTCCGCCGGCTCGGCCCGCATCGCCGGGCACGACGTCGCGACCGACCGGCTGACCGCTTCGCGGCGGCTGGGCTACCTGCCCGAGAACGGCCCGCTGTGGCACGAGATGACCCCCCGCGGTCTGCTCAAGTTCATCGGCGAGGCCCGCCAGATGCCCTCCGACCGGCTGCGGCAGCGGACCGAGGAGGTGATCGAGCTGTGCAACCTGCAGGCGGTGCTCGGCAAGCCGGTGGGCAAGCTCTCCAAGGGCTACAAGCAGCGGGTCGGCATGGCGCAGGCGTTGCTGCACGAGCCGGACGTGCTGATCCTCGACGAGCCGACCTCCGGCCTGGACCCCAACCAGATCCGCGACGTGCGGAGCCTGATCCGCAAGCTGGGCGAGACCAAGACCATCCTGCTGAGCACGCACATCCTGCAGGAGGTCGACGCCATGTGCAACCGCGTGGTTTTCATCGACGAGGGCCGGGTCGTGTTCGACGGCGCGCCAGCGGAGATGACGCAGCAGGGCGCCTCGATGGACGAGCGCTTCCACCAGCTCACCGGGGCGAGCGCCGGGGTGTAG